The Deinococcus sonorensis KR-87 genome includes a window with the following:
- the gyrA gene encoding DNA gyrase subunit A yields the protein MTGILPVDITSEVKTNFINYAMNVIVDRALPDVRDGLKPVQRRIMYAMLQEGLAANQKHAKSASVVGEVMKKYHPHGDTSIYDAMVRLGQWWNIRYSMVDPQGNFGSIDGDPPAAMRYTEARMTRLAEELVADLEKETVDLKPNYDETTSEPTVMPSAVPNLLINGAVGIAVGMATNIPPHNLTEICNGLLALTENPALSLDELMVHVQGPDFPTGGRISRTGIREAYATGHASLKVRGKARIDEKNGRSQIIISEIPYQVNKTNLLQTISAMYKAGKIPDISALRDESDRKDPVRIVVELKRGAIPTLVLNQLYKYTQLQTTFTVMNLSIVNGEPRILPLKDTMQYFLEHRRDVVTRRTRYDLRKAEERAHILEGLIIALDAIDEVIQLIRKSQTGPEAKDALMARFALSEAQSQAILDMRLQRLTGLEVNKLKAEHAEVMATIERLRSILGDERLLWREIRKEIRDVRDRYGDERRSVITLLEEDIGKEDLIAVEDMVITMTRAGYLKRTKLDAYREQKRGGRGASGGKLREEDVNTRVFVGSTHDYLLFFTDQGRVFHEKIYDLPEAGRDAKGTHIKNLLPSLRQDENIASVLSVKGFDEPGCFVFATRKGIIKKTMITDYGNITSAGLIAINLQDGDELIGVGIVRDGDHVVLATRDGQAMRFSENEVRDTGRATQGVIGIRLREGDRVVSLALVPGGDEESELLAVSECGLGKRTPVSDYPSKGRGGLGVITLDVTEKTGPLVTLTRVGGNEELMVLTEKGVVIRTRVDDIRVTGRNAQGVKVINIQERDSVISAFPVRREDEL from the coding sequence GTGACTGGAATCCTGCCTGTTGATATCACATCGGAAGTCAAGACCAATTTCATCAATTACGCGATGAACGTGATCGTGGACCGGGCGCTGCCCGATGTCCGCGACGGGCTCAAGCCGGTGCAGCGCCGCATCATGTACGCGATGCTGCAGGAAGGGCTGGCCGCCAACCAGAAGCACGCCAAGAGTGCGTCGGTGGTGGGCGAGGTCATGAAGAAGTACCACCCGCACGGCGACACCAGCATCTACGACGCGATGGTGCGGCTGGGCCAGTGGTGGAACATCCGCTACAGCATGGTGGACCCGCAGGGCAACTTCGGCAGCATCGATGGCGACCCGCCGGCGGCGATGCGCTACACCGAGGCCCGCATGACCCGGCTGGCCGAGGAGCTGGTGGCCGACCTGGAGAAGGAAACGGTTGACCTCAAGCCCAACTACGACGAGACCACCAGCGAGCCGACCGTGATGCCGTCGGCGGTGCCGAACCTGCTGATCAACGGCGCAGTGGGCATTGCGGTGGGCATGGCCACCAACATCCCGCCGCACAACCTGACCGAGATCTGCAACGGCCTGCTGGCCCTGACCGAGAACCCTGCCCTGAGCCTGGACGAGCTGATGGTGCACGTGCAGGGCCCGGACTTCCCCACCGGCGGCCGCATCAGCCGCACCGGCATCCGCGAGGCCTACGCGACCGGCCACGCCAGCCTCAAGGTACGCGGCAAGGCCCGCATCGACGAGAAGAACGGGCGCAGCCAGATCATCATCTCCGAGATTCCGTACCAGGTGAACAAGACCAACCTGCTGCAGACCATCTCGGCGATGTACAAGGCCGGCAAGATCCCGGACATCTCGGCGCTGCGTGACGAGTCGGACCGCAAGGATCCGGTGCGGATCGTGGTAGAGCTGAAGCGCGGGGCCATCCCGACCCTGGTGCTGAACCAGCTGTACAAGTACACCCAGCTGCAGACCACCTTCACGGTGATGAACCTCAGCATCGTGAACGGCGAGCCGCGCATCCTGCCGCTCAAGGACACCATGCAGTACTTCCTGGAGCACCGCCGCGACGTGGTGACCCGGCGGACCCGCTACGACCTGCGCAAGGCCGAGGAGCGCGCCCACATCCTGGAAGGCCTGATCATCGCGCTGGACGCGATTGACGAAGTGATCCAGCTGATTCGCAAGTCGCAGACCGGCCCGGAGGCCAAGGACGCGCTGATGGCCCGCTTCGCGCTGAGCGAGGCGCAGTCGCAGGCAATTCTGGACATGCGGCTGCAGCGCCTGACCGGCCTGGAAGTGAACAAGCTCAAGGCCGAGCACGCCGAGGTGATGGCCACCATCGAGCGGCTGCGCTCCATCCTGGGCGACGAGCGGCTGCTGTGGCGCGAGATCCGCAAGGAGATCCGCGACGTACGCGACCGCTACGGCGACGAGCGGCGCAGCGTGATCACCCTGCTGGAAGAGGACATCGGCAAGGAAGACCTGATCGCGGTGGAGGACATGGTCATCACCATGACCCGCGCCGGGTACCTGAAGCGCACCAAGCTGGACGCCTACCGTGAGCAGAAGCGCGGCGGCCGGGGCGCGTCGGGCGGCAAGCTGCGCGAGGAGGACGTGAACACCCGCGTGTTCGTGGGCAGCACCCACGACTACCTGCTGTTCTTCACCGACCAGGGCCGTGTGTTCCACGAGAAGATCTACGACCTGCCGGAGGCGGGCCGTGACGCCAAGGGCACCCACATCAAGAACCTGCTGCCCAGCCTGCGCCAGGACGAGAACATCGCCAGCGTGCTGAGCGTCAAGGGCTTCGACGAGCCGGGCTGCTTCGTGTTCGCCACCCGCAAGGGCATCATCAAGAAGACCATGATCACCGACTACGGCAACATCACCTCAGCGGGCCTGATTGCCATCAACCTGCAGGACGGGGACGAGCTGATCGGCGTGGGCATCGTCCGCGATGGCGACCACGTGGTGCTGGCCACCCGTGACGGTCAGGCGATGCGCTTCTCCGAGAACGAGGTGCGCGACACCGGCCGGGCCACCCAGGGCGTGATCGGCATCCGGCTGCGTGAGGGCGACCGGGTCGTGAGCCTGGCGCTGGTGCCGGGCGGCGACGAGGAGAGCGAGCTGCTGGCCGTGTCCGAATGCGGCCTGGGCAAGCGCACCCCGGTCAGCGATTACCCCAGCAAGGGACGCGGCGGGCTGGGCGTGATCACGCTGGACGTGACCGAGAAGACCGGCCCGCTGGTGACGCTGACCCGCGTGGGCGGCAACGAGGAACTGATGGTGCTGACCGAGAAGGGTGTGGTGATCCGCACCCGCGTGGACGACATCCGCGTGACCGGGCGCAACGCCCAGGGCGTGAAGGTCATCAACATCCAGGAGCGCGACAGCGTGATCAGCGCCTTCCCGGTGCGCCGCGAAGACGAGCTGTAA
- the trmD gene encoding tRNA (guanosine(37)-N1)-methyltransferase TrmD, with amino-acid sequence MNPEAGPLRFSLFTLFPELLLPFTQEALLGKAARQGLLAFDVIQLRDFAGNRHHKVDSPPAGGGAGMVIRVDVVERALASLPTPPDEVILLTPAGQPFTQRLAEQLSERQHLALLCGRYEGFDTRVERLATREVSIGDYVMMGGEAAAACIVEAVGRLRPGVIGDAESHRADSFSSGLLDYPEYTRPPVWQDETIPEVLLGGNHAAIERWRRDQALARTLARRPDLLPNAGLSPEDSRTLLALGATVEQLQHWHAPPPPSPKRRRRSPSSSPL; translated from the coding sequence GTGAACCCCGAGGCCGGCCCGCTGCGCTTCAGCCTCTTCACCCTGTTCCCGGAGCTGCTGCTCCCGTTTACCCAGGAGGCGCTGCTCGGTAAGGCGGCGCGGCAGGGCCTGCTGGCCTTCGACGTGATTCAGCTGCGCGACTTCGCCGGCAACCGGCACCACAAGGTGGACAGCCCGCCGGCCGGTGGCGGGGCCGGCATGGTGATCCGGGTGGACGTGGTGGAGCGGGCGCTGGCCAGCCTGCCTACCCCGCCGGACGAGGTGATCCTGCTGACCCCGGCGGGCCAGCCGTTCACCCAGCGGCTGGCCGAGCAGCTGTCGGAGCGGCAGCACCTCGCGCTGCTGTGCGGGCGGTACGAGGGCTTCGATACGCGGGTGGAGCGGCTGGCCACCCGCGAGGTGAGCATCGGGGACTACGTGATGATGGGCGGTGAGGCGGCGGCCGCCTGCATCGTGGAGGCGGTGGGGCGGCTGCGGCCCGGCGTGATCGGGGACGCCGAGAGCCACCGCGCCGACAGCTTTTCCAGCGGCCTGCTGGACTACCCGGAGTACACCCGGCCGCCGGTGTGGCAGGACGAGACGATTCCGGAGGTGCTGCTGGGCGGCAACCACGCGGCCATCGAGCGCTGGCGGCGCGATCAGGCGCTGGCCCGCACGCTGGCGCGCCGCCCGGACCTGCTGCCGAACGCCGGGCTCAGCCCGGAGGACAGCCGCACCCTGCTGGCGCTGGGCGCCACGGTCGAGCAGCTTCAGCACTGGCACGCACCGCCGCCTCCCAGTCCCAAACGGCGGCGCCGTTCACCGTCCAGCAGTCCTTTGTAA
- a CDS encoding S41 family peptidase yields MKRTNVMIVAGALAATAAVGYAQMNTYSSGTLPTTKTAQAFVQVYNALNQLYLTKPDSDKLLRGAINGMIGALDDPFTYYEQPEDNAVDQQNLAGEFYGIGVQLTAVNADGTGGKVDTVFKVGAAAQAGVQAGDVFLKVGDKDVSTAKLNDIVKLIRGEKGTNVTITFGRGGSNAGAGSTGAASSYTVTMQRQPVTIVSVEKAMLPGNVGYIALNTFYNQQVNQQFQAAVADMKKAGVKKLVLDLRDNGGGLLNSGIFVADQFLQKGKIVSVRDRSGQTDVIGQAKDQASDYTGQLVVLVNKNSASASEIVAGALQDSGRAKIVGEQSFGKGVGQQVVSTEDGGRVAIVNFTWITPNGHEIQKKGITPDVVVADNRRPTPLNFSGSGVPAGAKLTVTVAGKPVEVTADKDGKFTYTGAVARPVTSATQGEAVVDLKTDAELQKALDLLK; encoded by the coding sequence GTGAAGCGGACGAACGTGATGATTGTGGCCGGCGCGCTGGCCGCCACCGCAGCGGTGGGCTACGCCCAGATGAACACCTACTCCTCAGGGACGCTGCCCACCACCAAGACGGCGCAGGCCTTCGTGCAGGTGTACAACGCCCTGAACCAGCTGTACCTGACCAAGCCGGACTCGGACAAGCTGCTGCGCGGCGCCATCAACGGCATGATCGGCGCGCTGGACGACCCGTTTACCTACTACGAGCAGCCGGAAGACAACGCCGTGGACCAGCAGAACCTGGCCGGTGAGTTCTACGGCATCGGGGTGCAGCTGACCGCCGTGAACGCCGACGGGACCGGCGGCAAGGTGGACACCGTGTTCAAGGTGGGCGCGGCGGCGCAGGCGGGCGTGCAGGCCGGCGACGTGTTCCTGAAGGTGGGCGACAAGGATGTCAGCACCGCCAAGCTGAACGACATCGTGAAGCTGATCCGGGGCGAGAAGGGCACCAACGTGACCATCACCTTCGGGCGCGGCGGCAGCAACGCCGGGGCCGGCAGCACCGGGGCGGCCTCCAGCTACACCGTCACCATGCAGCGCCAGCCGGTCACCATCGTGTCGGTGGAGAAGGCCATGCTGCCGGGCAACGTGGGCTACATTGCCCTGAACACCTTCTACAACCAGCAGGTGAACCAGCAGTTCCAGGCGGCGGTCGCGGACATGAAGAAGGCCGGCGTCAAGAAGCTGGTGCTGGACCTGCGCGACAACGGCGGCGGCCTGCTGAACAGCGGCATCTTCGTGGCCGACCAGTTCCTGCAGAAGGGCAAGATCGTGTCGGTGCGTGACCGCAGCGGCCAGACCGACGTGATCGGGCAGGCCAAGGATCAGGCGAGCGATTACACCGGTCAGCTGGTGGTGCTGGTCAACAAGAACAGCGCCTCGGCCTCCGAGATCGTGGCGGGCGCGCTGCAGGACAGTGGCCGCGCCAAGATCGTGGGCGAGCAGAGCTTCGGCAAGGGCGTGGGCCAGCAGGTGGTGTCCACCGAGGACGGCGGCCGGGTGGCCATCGTGAACTTCACCTGGATCACCCCGAACGGCCACGAGATCCAGAAGAAGGGCATCACGCCGGACGTGGTGGTGGCCGACAACCGCCGCCCGACTCCGCTGAACTTCAGCGGCAGTGGCGTGCCGGCCGGTGCCAAGCTCACCGTCACGGTGGCGGGCAAGCCGGTGGAGGTCACGGCCGACAAGGACGGCAAGTTCACCTACACCGGAGCGGTGGCCCGTCCGGTGACCAGCGCGACCCAGGGCGAGGCCGTGGTGGACCTCAAGACTGACGCCGAGCTGCAGAAGGCGCTGGACCTGCTGAAGTAA
- the ftsE gene encoding cell division ATP-binding protein FtsE: MIQLQHVSLEYPVTRTLALDDLNLHIKKGEFVYLVGHSGAGKSSFMNLIIKRTLPSRGTVQVNGELLTRYRGRRTAQLRRRIGMVFQDNLLLPHLNAYDNVAFALRVTGVPQREWPARVTAALRTVGMEHKKYALPVQLSQGEQQRVAIARAVVGDPPLLLADEPTGNLDPENSREVLKVLQNVNLRGTTVLVATHARDLVEQFRHRTLTLRKGRLVRDDPYGGYAL, from the coding sequence ATGATTCAGCTGCAGCACGTCAGCCTGGAGTACCCGGTCACCCGCACGCTGGCGCTGGACGACCTGAACCTGCACATCAAGAAGGGTGAGTTTGTGTACCTGGTGGGCCACAGCGGGGCCGGCAAGAGCAGCTTCATGAACCTGATCATCAAACGCACGCTGCCGAGCCGCGGCACGGTGCAGGTGAACGGTGAGCTGCTGACCCGCTACCGGGGCCGCCGGACCGCCCAGCTGCGCCGCCGCATCGGCATGGTGTTCCAGGACAACCTGCTGCTGCCGCATCTGAACGCCTACGACAACGTGGCGTTTGCGCTGCGCGTGACCGGCGTGCCGCAGCGCGAGTGGCCGGCGCGCGTCACGGCCGCGCTGCGCACCGTAGGGATGGAGCACAAGAAGTACGCGCTGCCGGTGCAGCTGTCGCAGGGCGAGCAGCAGCGGGTGGCCATCGCGCGGGCGGTGGTGGGCGATCCACCGCTGCTGCTGGCCGACGAGCCGACCGGCAACCTGGACCCGGAAAACAGCCGGGAGGTGCTGAAGGTGCTGCAGAACGTGAACCTGCGCGGCACCACCGTGCTGGTGGCCACCCACGCCCGCGACCTGGTGGAGCAGTTCCGGCACCGCACCCTCACGCTGCGCAAGGGCCGGCTGGTGCGCGACGATCCTTACGGCGGCTACGCGCTGTGA
- the rpsP gene encoding 30S ribosomal protein S16: MVKIRLSRFGSTHNPHYRIVVADVRRPRDGGYIESLGHYDPRKTSETFLKVNAERAAYWLEQGAQPTQTARRLLKSQGVKVK, encoded by the coding sequence ATGGTCAAGATTCGCCTGTCCCGTTTCGGTTCCACCCACAACCCCCACTACCGCATCGTCGTGGCCGACGTGCGTCGTCCGCGTGACGGCGGCTACATCGAGAGCCTGGGCCACTACGACCCGCGCAAGACCAGCGAGACCTTCCTGAAGGTCAACGCCGAGCGCGCCGCGTACTGGCTGGAGCAGGGCGCCCAGCCCACCCAGACCGCCCGCCGCCTGCTGAAGTCCCAGGGCGTCAAGGTCAAGTAA
- a CDS encoding tyrosine-protein phosphatase, whose product MSEPVTWDGALNTRQPLPGLIRSANLSFLSERGRAQLLGSGVSRIIDLRNRGERQIDPAPFAGQALYLNLPLIPARNPVLEALNRSARSNAEYDRGLLDQAGTPLAAVFGAMVDAPEGPVLIHCHAGKDRTGLVSALALDLCGVPRPEIAADYAESDRQLTHFYAAQQSREPDPARRARLATFQVSRAGDMLGLLEHLDRRWGGVAAYLTDVGFGRLEQATVVRRLLAVS is encoded by the coding sequence ATGTCCGAGCCTGTCACCTGGGATGGAGCCCTCAACACCCGACAGCCTCTTCCGGGGCTGATTCGCAGCGCCAACCTGTCGTTTCTGAGCGAGCGGGGACGCGCCCAGCTGCTCGGCAGTGGCGTGTCCCGGATCATCGATCTGAGAAACCGGGGTGAACGGCAGATCGACCCGGCTCCGTTTGCGGGCCAGGCCCTGTACCTGAACCTGCCGTTGATCCCGGCCCGGAATCCTGTGCTTGAGGCCCTGAACCGCTCGGCGCGGAGCAACGCGGAATACGACCGGGGGCTGCTGGACCAGGCGGGCACCCCGCTAGCTGCCGTCTTCGGCGCCATGGTGGATGCCCCTGAAGGGCCGGTGCTGATCCACTGCCACGCGGGCAAGGACCGTACCGGGCTGGTGAGTGCGCTGGCCCTGGACCTGTGTGGCGTGCCGCGCCCGGAGATCGCCGCCGACTATGCCGAGTCGGATCGGCAGCTCACGCACTTCTACGCCGCCCAGCAGAGCCGGGAGCCAGACCCGGCCAGACGCGCGAGGCTGGCCACGTTTCAGGTGAGCCGGGCGGGCGACATGCTCGGGCTGCTGGAGCATCTGGACCGGCGTTGGGGCGGCGTGGCCGCCTACCTGACGGACGTGGGGTTCGGGCGACTGGAGCAGGCGACCGTGGTCCGCCGGTTGCTCGCGGTCAGTTGA
- the rimM gene encoding ribosome maturation factor RimM (Essential for efficient processing of 16S rRNA): MIPEDVTRIGHLLSPHGVRGAIKLFVIGEPAQLLKLQRLYVETLGWRKVQGLQMMGPGLVVQLAGVSDRTAAEGLQGLQVYAHDRELPALPEGEYYYHELRGLSVEDDAGTRLGEVVDVQDAGHQDLLVVQHPGGESLVPLQAPYVIVKRGLCVVLRDAPEGLLGEGAEVVEGEQP, translated from the coding sequence TTGATTCCTGAAGACGTGACCCGCATCGGGCACCTGCTCTCGCCGCACGGCGTGCGTGGGGCCATCAAACTGTTCGTGATCGGCGAGCCGGCCCAGCTGCTCAAGCTTCAGCGGCTGTACGTGGAGACGCTCGGCTGGCGCAAGGTGCAGGGCCTGCAGATGATGGGCCCGGGGCTGGTGGTGCAGCTGGCGGGCGTATCAGACCGCACGGCTGCCGAGGGGCTGCAGGGCCTGCAGGTGTACGCCCACGACCGTGAACTGCCCGCCCTGCCGGAGGGCGAGTACTACTACCATGAGCTGCGCGGCCTGAGCGTTGAGGACGATGCCGGCACCCGGCTGGGCGAGGTGGTGGACGTGCAGGACGCCGGCCACCAGGACCTGCTGGTGGTGCAGCATCCGGGCGGCGAGTCGCTGGTGCCGTTGCAGGCGCCCTACGTGATTGTGAAGCGTGGGCTGTGCGTGGTGCTGCGGGACGCGCCGGAGGGCCTGCTGGGCGAGGGCGCTGAAGTGGTGGAGGGCGAGCAGCCGTGA
- a CDS encoding cell division protein FtsX, with protein MIYHLRQALLAMRGNVTATLSTLGTMTLTLLMLGFVVLLTENVGRTLSQLESQVEVAAFLRDGADGQALLNQVRALPQVQSARLVTRDQVLDEMTRDYPYARDAAELAGNPFPDTLRLRVARVQDSTTVAASVSRLSGVQDVEYGASYVDQTVRTLSAVRGAGYVLVGLLLVGTLLNILNAVRVAIYARRHEISVMRLLGATRGFIRMPHLIEGVLLGLLAGVIAVGVLAPSYAQLAGRVQALVPVLPIITDLHVIAPLLGLLLALGVLVGLVGSFLATGRYLRELE; from the coding sequence GTGATCTACCATCTGCGTCAGGCGCTGCTGGCCATGCGCGGCAACGTCACCGCCACCCTCTCCACCCTGGGCACCATGACCCTGACGCTGCTGATGCTGGGCTTCGTGGTGCTGCTGACCGAGAACGTGGGCCGCACCCTGTCGCAGCTGGAGTCGCAGGTGGAGGTGGCGGCCTTCCTGCGCGACGGCGCCGACGGGCAGGCCCTGCTGAATCAGGTGCGGGCGCTGCCGCAGGTGCAGTCGGCGCGGCTGGTCACGCGCGATCAGGTGCTGGACGAGATGACCCGCGACTATCCGTATGCCCGCGACGCCGCCGAACTGGCCGGCAATCCCTTTCCCGACACGCTGCGGCTGCGGGTGGCACGGGTGCAGGACTCGACCACCGTGGCGGCCTCGGTGTCACGGCTGAGCGGGGTGCAGGACGTGGAGTACGGCGCGAGCTACGTGGACCAGACGGTGCGGACGCTCTCGGCGGTGCGGGGCGCCGGGTACGTGCTGGTGGGCCTACTGCTGGTGGGCACGCTGCTGAACATCCTGAACGCGGTGCGGGTGGCGATCTATGCCCGCCGCCACGAGATCAGCGTGATGCGGCTGCTGGGCGCCACGCGCGGCTTCATTCGCATGCCGCACCTGATCGAGGGCGTGCTGCTGGGCCTGCTGGCCGGCGTGATCGCGGTGGGCGTGCTGGCCCCCAGCTACGCGCAGCTGGCCGGGCGGGTGCAGGCGCTGGTGCCGGTATTGCCGATCATCACGGACCTGCACGTGATCGCGCCGCTGCTGGGCCTGCTGCTGGCGCTGGGCGTGCTGGTGGGGCTGGTGGGCAGCTTCCTCGCGACGGGCCGCTACCTGCGGGAGCTGGAATGA
- a CDS encoding KH domain-containing protein — protein sequence MKTDPSDLAQFIAVSIVEQPSQVRVTRRGSNVLVRVAPGEEGRLIGRQGRVIQAIRTLVRAVTDPGERINVDLDAPRKER from the coding sequence ATGAAAACCGACCCCTCGGATCTGGCCCAGTTCATCGCCGTGAGCATCGTGGAGCAGCCGTCGCAGGTCCGCGTCACGCGGCGCGGGTCCAACGTGCTGGTGCGGGTGGCGCCGGGCGAGGAGGGGCGGCTGATCGGGCGCCAGGGCCGGGTGATCCAGGCGATCCGCACGCTGGTCCGGGCCGTCACCGACCCCGGCGAGCGCATCAACGTGGACCTGGACGCCCCCCGCAAGGAGCGCTGA
- a CDS encoding murein hydrolase activator EnvC family protein, producing MTPARAKSGLLALLLVSAALAQTVNPANDPSFTRTLPTTSERLQQLQQQLSSQQQLSEQQRQQLDTLRGRIAQLGEQQRTALDRIDALSVSIARLDTERRNLDLQIQTAQQQLRDLDLQIQGTEARVARLQTDVRELLNALYHERSGRYLQLMSQASSLSDLLIRVRYANYSGQHNVKVVQTLRAESQQLQAQRQERQKSADQLQALQQQQLQKLAALKQQRGEQNALVARLQQDQAGQQALATQNQAQQLLTAQSIESLSAGIVQERAQIEAERQRRLEEERRRREAELARIRAAQEAARREAARLAALRAQQAAQARARAQAAAQARAQQAREQARAQQAREQARAAAAAQQARAADEARQAQLAREQQALRDRQTQLESQQQQSAADLAPLPSAVGNIGTPLPGGQVTQAYNTAGPWTVLSGQPGAQVVAVAEGNVFTAAQYANLGWVVFVNHGPLVSAYFGLSQPLVNVGDRVQRGSPIGLVGGSPQFGPESMAFQLISVEGGLRRNVAPPF from the coding sequence ATGACCCCAGCGCGGGCAAAATCCGGGCTGCTGGCCCTGCTGCTGGTGTCGGCGGCGCTGGCCCAGACGGTGAATCCGGCCAACGACCCGAGCTTCACCCGCACCCTGCCCACCACCTCGGAACGGCTGCAGCAGCTGCAGCAGCAGCTCTCCTCACAGCAACAGCTCTCGGAACAGCAGCGTCAGCAGCTAGATACGCTGCGTGGCCGGATCGCGCAGCTGGGGGAGCAGCAGCGTACCGCCCTGGACCGGATTGACGCCCTGAGCGTCAGCATCGCCCGGCTGGACACCGAGCGGCGCAACCTGGACCTGCAGATTCAGACGGCCCAGCAGCAGCTGCGCGACCTGGACCTGCAGATCCAGGGCACCGAGGCGCGGGTGGCGCGGCTGCAGACCGACGTGCGTGAGCTGCTGAACGCGCTGTACCACGAGCGCAGCGGGCGCTACCTGCAGCTGATGTCTCAGGCGAGCAGCCTCTCGGACCTGCTGATCCGGGTGCGCTACGCCAACTACAGCGGGCAGCACAACGTGAAGGTGGTGCAGACGTTGCGGGCCGAGAGCCAGCAGCTGCAGGCGCAGCGTCAGGAGCGGCAGAAGAGCGCCGACCAGCTACAGGCGCTGCAGCAGCAGCAGCTCCAGAAGCTCGCGGCCCTGAAACAGCAGCGCGGCGAGCAGAACGCGCTGGTCGCCCGGCTGCAGCAGGATCAGGCCGGGCAGCAGGCGCTGGCGACCCAGAACCAGGCGCAGCAGCTGCTGACCGCCCAGAGCATCGAGTCGCTGTCGGCCGGCATCGTGCAGGAGCGGGCCCAGATCGAGGCGGAGCGGCAACGCCGTCTGGAGGAGGAACGCCGCCGCCGCGAGGCCGAGCTGGCCCGCATCCGGGCCGCGCAGGAGGCGGCCCGGCGTGAGGCCGCCCGGCTGGCGGCGCTGCGGGCGCAGCAGGCGGCTCAGGCCCGTGCCCGGGCGCAGGCCGCCGCCCAGGCACGGGCACAACAGGCACGGGAGCAGGCGCGGGCCCAGCAGGCCCGGGAACAGGCGCGGGCGGCAGCCGCAGCGCAACAGGCGCGCGCCGCCGACGAGGCGCGGCAGGCTCAGCTGGCCCGCGAGCAGCAGGCGCTGCGGGACCGCCAGACCCAGCTGGAGAGCCAGCAGCAGCAGAGCGCCGCGGACCTGGCCCCGCTGCCGTCGGCGGTGGGCAACATCGGCACCCCGCTGCCGGGCGGGCAGGTCACGCAGGCCTACAACACCGCTGGCCCCTGGACGGTGCTGAGCGGCCAGCCGGGGGCCCAGGTGGTGGCGGTGGCGGAGGGCAACGTGTTCACCGCCGCCCAGTACGCCAACCTGGGCTGGGTGGTGTTCGTGAACCACGGCCCGCTGGTGAGCGCCTACTTTGGCCTGTCGCAGCCGCTGGTCAACGTCGGCGACCGGGTGCAGCGCGGCTCTCCCATCGGGCTGGTGGGCGGCAGCCCGCAGTTCGGCCCGGAGAGCATGGCCTTCCAGCTGATCTCGGTGGAGGGGGGCCTGCGGCGCAACGTGGCTCCGCCGTTCTGA
- a CDS encoding LON peptidase substrate-binding domain-containing protein, with protein MADVTTPLFPLPDLVLFPGLILPLYVFEPRYRALLARVRQSGEPFGIVRILRSGDEPFHERVAQVGTLAHLRSVTDHDDGTASIVVVGGERFRVEQFDQAQLYLSAVIREDPLPGQDREDQVARALGQRLLEGVLQQRPQDSVTIREHAPTEPLLIASFAATLLPLSADQRERALEATDLLDRLETLISYLPRDQRTLN; from the coding sequence ATGGCCGACGTCACCACGCCCCTGTTTCCATTGCCCGATCTGGTGCTGTTTCCCGGCCTGATTCTGCCGCTGTATGTCTTTGAGCCGCGCTACCGGGCGCTGCTGGCGCGGGTGCGCCAGAGCGGCGAGCCGTTCGGGATCGTGCGGATCCTGCGCTCCGGCGACGAGCCGTTTCACGAGCGGGTGGCGCAGGTGGGCACCCTGGCTCATCTGCGGAGCGTCACCGATCACGACGACGGCACCGCCAGCATCGTGGTGGTGGGCGGGGAGCGCTTCCGTGTGGAGCAGTTTGATCAGGCCCAGCTGTACCTGAGCGCGGTGATCCGCGAGGACCCCCTGCCGGGCCAGGACCGCGAGGATCAGGTGGCCCGGGCGCTGGGACAGCGGCTGCTGGAGGGTGTACTTCAACAGCGCCCCCAGGACAGCGTGACGATCCGCGAGCACGCTCCGACCGAACCGCTGCTGATCGCCTCGTTCGCGGCCACCCTGCTGCCGCTGTCGGCCGATCAGCGTGAACGGGCGCTGGAGGCGACCGACCTGCTGGACCGGCTGGAAACCCTGATCAGTTACCTGCCGCGCGACCAGCGCACCCTCAACTGA